The window GCGACGGCTTCCCGGACTTCGTCACGTCCTTCGCCGGCGAGGTGGTGTCCGACGCACAGGTATCCACTAGGCGCACCGCCCCGTACGTCACCTGGGGCAGTCCCGGCGGACCCGAGGCGGGATCCGGAGCGACCCCGGTGCGGTTGCCGGGGAGCGCGTCCGCACTGGGCGTGGAGTCCGTCGTCCGCGGCGACTTCGACGGGGACGGGCACCACGACCTCGCGGCACTCGCGCAGAACCACTCGTCCGTGGTGCTGCTGTACGGCCCCTTCACCCGAGCCGGTGCGCCGGCCCGCACCGACACCGGTCTGCCCTGGCAGTGGGGCGAACTCGTCGCGGACGACATCGACCCGTCGGGCGAGCCACGCGCCACCTCCCTGCTGCTCCACCAAGCGAGCGACGGCGAGCAGTCCGGCAACACCTTCTATCCGGCCCGCCGCGGCACCGCCCTCGCCGGAAAGGGGAAGGAGTTGCGCCTCGGCAACGCCCACGCGTTCGGCGACTTCGACGGCGACGGGCAACGCGACGTGGCCATCGGGGACGACCGCAGCCGTAACAACGAACCGGGTTACGAGACCGAGGCGCCCGAGGTGGACGGAACCCTCACGGTGCACCCCGGCAGCGGGGCCGCGCCGGACACGTACCGACTGCCCGACGTGCCGAAGGGCCGGTCCAACTACTACGGGCCCGGAGGCATCGTGGCCGCCGATCCGGACGGCGACGGCCGCGACGGCATCCTGGTCGCCACGTACGAGGGGGCCACGTTCATCGACGGGGAGCGGCGTACCCCCGTACTGCGCCAGGGAGCCGCGAGGACGGAAAGCCGGAAGACGCCCGCGAAGTGGCGGCACGCCCGGCCTGCGGGCGCCGCCGACTTCGACGACGACGGCAAGGACGAACTGATCCTCAACTGGGCGTCCGACGCGATGTTCGGCCTCTACGGCCAGTACCCCACGCACTGGTGGATCACCGAAGGCACCACGTCCCGCGACCAGACGTCCTTCGCGACGACGAACTTCGGAGGGGGCGGATCCCGCTAGGCCCTGCACCGAAGGCGAGCCGGCGGCCCCCGGTCCGTTCACTCCCCGTGGGGGGAGTTCACCGCGTCTGCGCGTTCGGCGGTCCAGGTGACGTGCGGGGGAACGATCCGTGCGCACAGGGGTCCGCCCTGTGCGTCGGTCAACCCGAGGCGTGCCACCAGGAGGCCTTCGTGGGCGGCAGCGGCGAGCACTTCGGCGGGGATGACGTCGAGCATGAGCTTGGCGCGCCGGAACATCGTGAAGAGGCCCGCCCCGTCGACCGTGCCCCACGACAGGTAGATGAACCGCCGGCCCAGACGGTCCTGCACGTAGGGGCCTTTCACGTCGGTGCCTGTCGGCGACGCCGTCGCGGTGCATTCCAGGGTCCAGGTCGCCGACTCGGCGTCCCCGGGCTGGGGTTCGAGAAGTTCACCGGGACGATCGCGGCGTTGCACGGCGACGTGGAGGTTGTCGTAAGCCGGGACGTTCCCGTCGGCGGGAGCGGGGCGGGTGAGGCCGGGCAGGTCGACGGCGTCGATACGGATGCGCATACCGGCCATCATGCCGCCGACGTCCGGATCCCGTGCGAGGCGAGGCGACGCGGTCCGCGTGCGGACCCTGCTGTCGTCGGCCCACTGTCCGTCGTGTCCGCCCGGCCTCCTCCCCGTTCTCCCCGTTCCTCCCCGTTCCTCCCCGTTCTCCCCGTTCCTTCCCGCTCCGGACCGGCCGTCGCCGGGCTTGCTGGAGGCGGACACAGGACCGGAAGGCCTTACTGCATATGATGTGCAGATGCGTGTCTGCCGCACAAGAGAGAGCGCCGGAGTCGATCTCGGCGAGGCGCGGAGCGTGTGACCTGGGACTCCTGCGATTTAAACGACAATCATGTTCATGTAGGTTGTCGCCAGGTATCCGCACTGGCAGGACAAGAAGACAAGAACGAGGACCATGAGATCTTCCCGCCGTCGACTGGCAGCCGGCCTGCTGCTCGCCCCGCTGCTCTCCGGCTGTTTCGCCTCCGGCGACGACGCGCCGTCCTCGGACTCGTCCGGCTCCGGTGGCGGTCGTCTGCGTATGGCGATGGCCTTCACGCCGACGGAGAACTTCTCCCCGTACGGCCAGGACGCCTTCCACCTGTCCCGGCTGGGCGTCGCCGAGGGGCTGACACGGCTGGACGCCAACGGCACGGCGGTTCCCGCCCTCGCCGAGTCGTGGAGCCGTGAAAAGAGCGACCGCAGCTGGCTGTTCACGCTGCGGGACGCCAGGTTCCAGGACGGTGGCGAGGTCACCGCGCAGGCAGTCGCCTCCGCTCTCACGCACGTGACCGAGGCCGACCCCGCCCCCGCCGTGCTGTCCGGGGTGAAGCTGAGCGCCGAGGCCGTGGGCAGGGACCAGGTCCGCGTCAGCACCGGATCGGTCGACCCCGTCCTGCCGCTGCGGCTGTCCAACCCGAACCTGGCGGTGTTCTCCCCGAGGGCCTACGGGAAGAAGGGCACCGTGAACCCGGTCGGCACCGCCACCGGCCCCTTCGAACTGACCAGGATATCCGGCGACACCGCGGCCACCCTCGACCGCTTCGACGACTACTGGGGCGGTCGCGCCCAAGCCTCCGGTGTCGACGCGAAGTTCATCGCCGACGGCACCGCCCGCGCCAACGCCCTGCGCACCGGCGAGGCGGACACCGCCGAAGCCCTGCCCGTGGCGCAGGTCGCCTCCCTCGACAAGGACACCGTCCACGAGACGAACACCGCCCGCAACACCAGCCTCCATCTCAACACCAGGTCCGGCCCGTTCGCCGATCCGGGACTGCGGGCGGCGGCGCGCGAGGCGATCGACACCTCCGTCATCGCCAGGGACGTCTACGAGGGTCATGCCGAGCCCGCCCAGGGCATCTACGGCCCGGCGCTGACCTGGGCCGCCGGCAAGCGGATCGAGCCCGTCGGACGGGCGAAGGCCTCCCCGGCCGACGGCAGGTCGATCACCCTGGCCACCTACACCAACCGGGCCGAGCTGCCCGAAGTCGCCCAGGTGCTGCAACAGCAACTGGAGAAGGCCGGTTTCAAGGTGAAGCTGCGGGTGCGTGACTACTCCCGCCTGGAGAGCGACGCCCTGGCGGGGAAGTTCGACGCCTTCCTCGCCTCACGCAACGTACTTCTCGACACCGGGGACCCGGTCTCCGCCCTGGCGTCGGACTACACCTGCGACGGCGCCTACAACCTGTCCCTGCTGTGCGACAAGAAGGTCGACGCGGCCGTCGACGCCGCGCAGAGCGTTTCCGAAACCGCCGAGCGGCAGGACGCCGTCATGGCGGCGGAAGCCACCCTCCTCGGCACCGACGCGGTCGTTCCACTGGTGCACCTGAAGGTCGTCACGGGCATCGGCTCCTCGGCGCGAGGCCTCCTGCTCGACCCGTACGAGCGCTCCTTCGTGGGCACCGGGACCCGGCGCTGAACGACATGCCCGGCTTCCTGGTCAAAGGCACCGCCGCCCTGCGCCGCCTCGCGCGGGGCGGCGGGCTCACGCTGCTGTGGCGGGCCGTGCTCGCGGCCGCTCTGGTGTGCGGGATCGGCCTGCTGCCGTGGCTGTCCCGTACGGACCCGGCCCTGACCGTGTTCAAGGCCCGGTCGTCGGAACGCGACCCGACGCCCGGGGCGCTGCAGGCCGTGCGCGACGAACTCGGGCTGGACGAGGGCCCGTTCGGGCTCCTCGGTGACTGGCTGAGCGGGCTGTCGCGCGGCGACGCGGGGCGCTCGTGGATCTCCGGCGCCGACGTGCTCCCGTCCGTCACGTCAGCCCTCGGCGTCTCCCTGCTGCTCATGGCAGGGGCCCTGGTGATCGCCGCGGGCACGGCCTCGGCGGTGTGCGCCCGCACTCTGTGGCTGGGCTCGCGGCGCCGGCTCGGCGAACGTACCTCGGGCGGCTCGGCGTCGGCCGTGCTGGCCGCACTTCCGGAGTTCCTCCTCGCCGCCGTCCTGGCCTCGGTGGTCGGAGTGCAGCTGGGCTGGCTGCCCGCCCTGGGCTGGTACGGCCCGCAGTGGATGGTGCTCCCCGCCCTCGCCCTCGGGCTGCCCGCCGGGGCGGTGCTGGGGCGGATGCTGGACGATCTGCTGCCCGGTGCCTTCACCGAGCCGTGGGCGCTGGCCGCCGCCGCGCGCGGCGTTTTGCCCAAGTCGCTGGCCCGGCAGGCGCTGCGCCGCTGCGTCCCCGGACTACTGCCCAACCTGGGCCTGTTCGTCGTCGGACTGACCGGTGGATCGGTCGCCGTGGAGCAGATCTTCGACATCCCCGGACTCGGTCGGCTCACCCTGCGCGCCGCCCTCGCCCAGGACCTGCCCGTGCTGCAGACCGGCACGCTCGCTCTCGTTCTGCTCGCGGCCGCCGCCGGGATGCTTGCCCGGCTCGCGGCCCGGTGGCTGATCGGCCCCGCGCTCCGCGACGGCGCCCTGCACTCCCAGCACCGGCCCGAGCCTCCCGCGCCCCGGACGACGCCTCTGCTGTACGCGGCGCTCCTCCTCGCGGTCATCGGCCTGGGGCTGCCGCGCGACCCGCTCGCCCTGGACACCGCCGTCCGGCTCCGGGCGCCGTCCGCCGCGCATCCGTTCGGCACCGACGCGCTCGGCCGCGACGTCCTGGCCCGTATCGCGCACGGTGCGCTGAGCACCCTCACCATCGCCCTCGCGGTGACCGCCGTCGCCCTGGTGCTCGGGGTACTGCTGGGAATGCTGCCCCGGCTGTCCGGACCCCTGGTCGACTCCGTCAACGCCGTACCTCCCGTCCTGGCGGCGCTCCTCGTCACCGGGGCCGCAGGCAGCGGCCCCTGGACACCGGCACTCGCCGTGGCCGTCGTCGCCTGGTCACCGCTGGCCGCCCACGCCTCCGCGCTGCTCCAACAGGAGCGGGCCACCACCCACTTGACCGCCACCCGCGCCCTCGGTGCCGGACGTCGGTACCTGCTCACGCACGAGCTGCTCCCGGCCGTCCTGCCGCCCGTCACCCGTCACGCCCTGCTCCGGCTGCCCGGCATCGCCCTCGCCCTGGCCTCGCTCGGCTTCCTCGGCCTGGGCGCCCAGCCTCCGTCCCCCGAGTGGGGCCTTCTCCTCGCCGAGAACCAGCCCTACGTGGAACGCGCCCCGTGGGCGGTCCTCGCTCCGGCCGCCGTCCTCGCCGTGCTGGGGGCCCTGGCGGTGACCGCGGCAGGAGGCGTACGCCGTCCCCGGCCCCCGAAGCGGCTCCGGCGTTCCGCGGCGCCCTGCGCCGGACGCTCCGGCCCCCCCGACCCCCAGGAACCGTCCGCGTCCGCCCCGGACCGGACCCCCGTACTCGTCTCCCCCACGGACACCCCATGACAGATCTGATATCCCGCGCTCGCAACCGCCGTACCGGCCGCACCCGGCCCCCGAAGCCCCGCCGCGAAAGCACCTGGGGAACCTGGAAGACCCTGTCACCGCTGCTGCGGCTGCTGATCCTGACGCAACTCGCCTTCAACATCGGCTTCTTCGCCGTGCTGCCGTTCCTCGCCGAGCACCTCGGCACAGCGATCGGCATGGCGGGCTGGCTGGTCGGCTTCGTCCTCGGCCTGAGGACCTTCAGCCAGCAGGGCCTGTTCGTGGTCGGCGGCTGGCTCGTCGACCGGTACGGGGTGCGCCCGGTCGTCCTGGCCGGCTGTGCGCTGCGGGTCGCCGGGTTCGCCTGGCTGGGATACGCGGGAGCGACCTGGGCCGTGATCGGCTCGGTGCTGGTGATCGGCTTCGCGGCCGCGTTGTTCTCCCCGGCCGTGGAGTCCGAGGTGGCCCGGCAGGCTGTGGCCCGGGAGGAGGAGGGCCACGGCCCGCGCACCCGGGTACTGGCCCTGTTCACGGTGGCGGGTCAGGCCGGGTCGTTCGTCGGGCCGCTGCTCGGCGCGCTGCTGCTCGCCGTGGACTTCCGCACCGCCTGCCTCGCCGGTGCCGCCGTCTTCGTCCTGGTCCTGGCGGGCCACGCGCGCCTGATGCCGCAGCACATCCCCGGCCGCACTCCCGTACGAGGCAAGGGCGGGGCGGGCACGCTGCTGCGCAACCGCCGCTTCCTCGCCCTGTGCTGCGCCTACGGCAGCTATCTGCTCGCCTACAACCAGCTCTATCTGGCCCTGCCGGACGAGGTGCAGCGCGCGGCGGGCTCCCAGGCGCCGCTGTCGTGGCTGTTCGCTCTCTCCTCCCTCCTGGTCGTCTTCATCCAACTGCCCGTCACCCGGTGGGCGGGTGACCGGCTGGACCTGCGTCGTTCCATGCGCGCGGGGTTGCTGCTCATCGCCGCCGGATTCGCCGTCGTGGCCGTGGCCCGCCCGGCCGGCTGGACCGGCATCGCGGGGCTCCTGCCCGCCGCGGGTTTCGTCGTGCTGCTGACCCTCGGCCAGATGCTGGTCGTGCCCGCCGCCCGCGCCTGGGTGCCCGACCTCGCCGAGGAGGGCCGGCTCGGCCTCTACGTCGGCGCGCTCTCCTCCGTCTCGGGCCTGATCGTCCTCATCGGCAGCGCGGCCACGGGGTCCCTGATCGACCTGGGCCTGCCGGCCGCCGTCCCATGGCTCGCCCTCGCCGCCGTCCCCGCCCTGGCGGTGGCACTGGTGCCGCGACGTCCGGGAGCGGCCGAGGGACAGGGGGACCCGGACCCGGGTCGGTAGCAAGGCCGCAGGGCCGGTGTCTGCCGTGACACACGTGTTCCGTGCGGCCGGGAGGCAGGATTCGGACGGTGTGTCAGCCGGTCCTGGTCCGGCGTGACTGCTGTGATCTCTGCGGCGCCCGTCATCGCGTTCTCGCGCAGGTCAGCCGTGCTTGTCGCCGTGTCGGGGCGGGCAGGGAGGCACCGTGAGCGAGTACGGCGAAACGTCCCGGACGTCCGAGTCCGACGGCCTGGGCACCGCCCTCACAGGCCGTGCGCCCACCGTGGCCGACGTCCTGGCCCTGCCCGTCCTGGCGGCGGGGCGGCCGGAGGTCGTCACCGGTGCGACCCGCCTCGACCGGCCGGTCCGCTGGGTCCACATCACCGAAGTGACCGACCCCGCCTCGTTCCTCAAGGGCGGCGAACTCGTCCTGACCACCGGAATGCCGCTGCCGCAGGGCCCGGCCGGTGTGCGCCGCTACGTGGACGAACTCGCCGACGTCTCAGCGGCGGCCCTGGTCATCGAGCTCGTACGACGCTTTCACCGGCCGCCCGACACGCTCGTCCAGGCCTGCCGGACTCGTCGACCACGACACCCGGCACGGCACCGCTCTCCTGACGACCCTGCGCCTCTGCCTGGACGCGGCAGGCAACAGGACGACCGCCGCGCGCCAGGGCGGCCTGTCCCGCGAGACCGTCTACCAGCGGCTTCGCAGCATCGAGCGGCTGCTCGACTGTGACCTCGAATCAGGTGAACGGCGTACCGAACGGCACGTGGTACTCACCGCGCTCGACGTCCTGCGGGACAGCGGGGAACGTCCTACTCGCGGCAGCCGAGGCGTGCGCGCAGCAGGTTGGGGTCGGTGGCCGTGGTGTAGGCGGCACTGAGCACGTACACGTCCTTGCCGCGCAGGGCGACGGAGGTGGGGTTCTGCAGTCCGTCGGCGCCGTCCAGGACGGTGGTCCT of the Streptomyces aurantiacus genome contains:
- a CDS encoding ABC transporter substrate-binding protein gives rise to the protein MRSSRRRLAAGLLLAPLLSGCFASGDDAPSSDSSGSGGGRLRMAMAFTPTENFSPYGQDAFHLSRLGVAEGLTRLDANGTAVPALAESWSREKSDRSWLFTLRDARFQDGGEVTAQAVASALTHVTEADPAPAVLSGVKLSAEAVGRDQVRVSTGSVDPVLPLRLSNPNLAVFSPRAYGKKGTVNPVGTATGPFELTRISGDTAATLDRFDDYWGGRAQASGVDAKFIADGTARANALRTGEADTAEALPVAQVASLDKDTVHETNTARNTSLHLNTRSGPFADPGLRAAAREAIDTSVIARDVYEGHAEPAQGIYGPALTWAAGKRIEPVGRAKASPADGRSITLATYTNRAELPEVAQVLQQQLEKAGFKVKLRVRDYSRLESDALAGKFDAFLASRNVLLDTGDPVSALASDYTCDGAYNLSLLCDKKVDAAVDAAQSVSETAERQDAVMAAEATLLGTDAVVPLVHLKVVTGIGSSARGLLLDPYERSFVGTGTRR
- a CDS encoding DUF5990 family protein, translating into MRIRIDAVDLPGLTRPAPADGNVPAYDNLHVAVQRRDRPGELLEPQPGDAESATWTLECTATASPTGTDVKGPYVQDRLGRRFIYLSWGTVDGAGLFTMFRRAKLMLDVIPAEVLAAAAHEGLLVARLGLTDAQGGPLCARIVPPHVTWTAERADAVNSPHGE
- a CDS encoding helix-turn-helix domain-containing protein, with the translated sequence MCAATWTNSPTSQRRPWSSSSYDAFTGRPTRSSRPAGLVDHDTRHGTALLTTLRLCLDAAGNRTTAARQGGLSRETVYQRLRSIERLLDCDLESGERRTERHVVLTALDVLRDSGERPTRGSRGVRAAGWGRWPWCRRH
- a CDS encoding FG-GAP repeat domain-containing protein; the encoded protein is MKSRTALPALAVCAVCVVLAPLGGCGSDDAGREPSPSGGAPSSAGVPSPPAESRRPVSGDGSKDPDDINGDGFRDLVVSVSLGKDPNNPGGDDRVGVVHGSAEGLDPSTRTVYGRRDLGLPEPPENPDATTSGDHVAAESVVTADLDGDGFPDFVTSFAGEVVSDAQVSTRRTAPYVTWGSPGGPEAGSGATPVRLPGSASALGVESVVRGDFDGDGHHDLAALAQNHSSVVLLYGPFTRAGAPARTDTGLPWQWGELVADDIDPSGEPRATSLLLHQASDGEQSGNTFYPARRGTALAGKGKELRLGNAHAFGDFDGDGQRDVAIGDDRSRNNEPGYETEAPEVDGTLTVHPGSGAAPDTYRLPDVPKGRSNYYGPGGIVAADPDGDGRDGILVATYEGATFIDGERRTPVLRQGAARTESRKTPAKWRHARPAGAADFDDDGKDELILNWASDAMFGLYGQYPTHWWITEGTTSRDQTSFATTNFGGGGSR
- a CDS encoding MDR family MFS transporter — translated: MTDLISRARNRRTGRTRPPKPRRESTWGTWKTLSPLLRLLILTQLAFNIGFFAVLPFLAEHLGTAIGMAGWLVGFVLGLRTFSQQGLFVVGGWLVDRYGVRPVVLAGCALRVAGFAWLGYAGATWAVIGSVLVIGFAAALFSPAVESEVARQAVAREEEGHGPRTRVLALFTVAGQAGSFVGPLLGALLLAVDFRTACLAGAAVFVLVLAGHARLMPQHIPGRTPVRGKGGAGTLLRNRRFLALCCAYGSYLLAYNQLYLALPDEVQRAAGSQAPLSWLFALSSLLVVFIQLPVTRWAGDRLDLRRSMRAGLLLIAAGFAVVAVARPAGWTGIAGLLPAAGFVVLLTLGQMLVVPAARAWVPDLAEEGRLGLYVGALSSVSGLIVLIGSAATGSLIDLGLPAAVPWLALAAVPALAVALVPRRPGAAEGQGDPDPGR
- a CDS encoding ABC transporter permease subunit, whose protein sequence is MPGFLVKGTAALRRLARGGGLTLLWRAVLAAALVCGIGLLPWLSRTDPALTVFKARSSERDPTPGALQAVRDELGLDEGPFGLLGDWLSGLSRGDAGRSWISGADVLPSVTSALGVSLLLMAGALVIAAGTASAVCARTLWLGSRRRLGERTSGGSASAVLAALPEFLLAAVLASVVGVQLGWLPALGWYGPQWMVLPALALGLPAGAVLGRMLDDLLPGAFTEPWALAAAARGVLPKSLARQALRRCVPGLLPNLGLFVVGLTGGSVAVEQIFDIPGLGRLTLRAALAQDLPVLQTGTLALVLLAAAAGMLARLAARWLIGPALRDGALHSQHRPEPPAPRTTPLLYAALLLAVIGLGLPRDPLALDTAVRLRAPSAAHPFGTDALGRDVLARIAHGALSTLTIALAVTAVALVLGVLLGMLPRLSGPLVDSVNAVPPVLAALLVTGAAGSGPWTPALAVAVVAWSPLAAHASALLQQERATTHLTATRALGAGRRYLLTHELLPAVLPPVTRHALLRLPGIALALASLGFLGLGAQPPSPEWGLLLAENQPYVERAPWAVLAPAAVLAVLGALAVTAAGGVRRPRPPKRLRRSAAPCAGRSGPPDPQEPSASAPDRTPVLVSPTDTP